From the genome of Phyllostomus discolor isolate MPI-MPIP mPhyDis1 chromosome 12, mPhyDis1.pri.v3, whole genome shotgun sequence, one region includes:
- the UBA2 gene encoding SUMO-activating enzyme subunit 2 yields MALSRGLPRELAEAVACGRVLVVGAGGIGCELLKNLVLTGFTHIDLIDLDTIDVSNLNRQFLFQKKHVGRSKAQVAKESVLQFYPKANIIAYHDSIMNPDYNVEFFRQFILVMNALDNRAARNHVNRMCLAADVPLIESGTAGYLGQVTTIKKGVTECYECHPKPTQRTFPGCTIRNTPSEPIHCIVWAKYLFNQLFGEEDADQEVSPDRADPEASWEPMEAEARARASNEDGDIKRISTKEWAKSTGYDPVKLFTKLFKDDIRYLLTMDKLWRKRKPPVPLDWAEVQSQGEELNAADQQNEPQLGLKDQQVLDVKSYAHLFSKSIETLRVHLAEKGDGAELIWDKDDPSAMDFVTSAANLRMHIFSMNMKSRFDIKSMAGNIIPAIATTNAVIAGLIVLEGLKILSGKIDQCRTIFLNKQPNPRKKLLVPCALDPPNPNCYVCASKPEVTVRLNVHKVTVLTLQDKIVKEKFAMVAPDVQIEDGKGTILISSEEGETEANNHKKLSEFGIRNGSRLQADDFLQDYTLLINILHSEDLGKDVEFEVVGDSPEKVGPKQAEGAAKSITNGSDDGAQPSTSTAQEQDDVLIVDSDEEGPSNNADDISEERSRKRKLDEKENISTKRSRTEQTKELDDVIALD; encoded by the exons ATTGATCTGGATACTATTGATGTCAGCAACCTCAACAGGCAGTTTTTATTCCAGAAGAAACATGTTGGAAGATCAAAGGCACAG GTTGCCAAAGAAAGTGTACTGCAGTTTTACCCGAAAGCTAATATCATAGCCTACCATGACAGCATCATGAA CCCTGACTATAATGTGGAATTTTTCCGACAATTTATTTTGGTTATGAATGCTTTAGACAACAGAG CTGCCCGAAACCATGTTAATAGGATGTGTTTGGCCGCTGATGTCCCTCTTATTGAGAGTGGAACTGCTGGTTATCTTGGACAAGTAACTACtataaaaaag GGTGTGACTGAGTGTTATGAATGTCATCCCAAACCAACTCAGAGAACTTTTCCTGGCTGTACAATTCGTAACACACCTTCAGAACCTATTCATTGCATCGTTTGGGCAAAGTATTTGTTCAA ccagTTGTTTGGGGAAGAAGATGCTGATCAAGAAGTATCTCCTGACAGAGCTGACCCTGAAGCTTCCT GGGAACCAATGGAAGCTGAAGCCAGAGCCAGAGCATCAAATGAAGATGGTGACATTAAACGTATTTCCACAAAGGAATGGGCAAAATCAACTGGATATGATCCTGTTAAACTTTTTACCAAG ctttttaaagatGATATCCGGTATTTGTTGACAATGGACAAATTATGGCGAAAAAGGAAACCTCCAGTTCCATTGGACTGGGCTGAAGTACAGAGTCAAG gagAAGAACTCAATGCAGCAGATCAACAAAATGAACCCCAGTTAGGTCTGAAAGACCAGCAGGTTCTGGATGTAAAGAGTTACGCCCATCTTTTTTCAAAGAGCATTGAGACTTTGAGAGTTCATTTAGCAGAAAAAGGGGATGGAGCTGAGCTCATATGGGACAAG GATGACCCATCTGCAATGGATTTTGTCACCTCTGCTGCAAACCTCAGGATGCATATTTTCAGTATGAATATGAAGAGCAGATTTGATATAAAAT caatGGCAGGGAACATTATTCCTGCTATCGCTACTACTAATGCAGTGATTGCTGGGTTAATAGTATTGGAAGGATTGAAGATTTTATCAGGAAAAATAGACCAGTGTAGAACA ATTTTTTTGAATAAACAACCAAACCCAAGAAAGAAGCTCCTCGTGCCTTGTGCACTGGATCCTCCCAACCCTAATTGTTATGTATGCGCCAGCAAGCCAGAGGTGACTGTACGACTGAATGTCCATAAAGTAACCGTTCTCACATTACAAGATAAG ATTGTGAAAGAAAAATTTGCTATGGTTGCACCAGATGTCCAAATTGAAGATGGGAAAGGAACAATCCTGATATCTtcagaagagggagagacagaag CTAATAACCATAAGAAGTTGTCAGAATTTGGAATTAGAAATGGGAGCCGGCTTCAAGCAGATGACTTCCTTCAGGACTACACTTTATTGATCAACATCCTTCATAG TGAAGACCTAGGGAAGGATGTTGAATTTGAAGTTGTTGGTGATTCCCCAGAAAAAGTGGGGCCCAAACAAGCTGAAGGTGCTGCCAAAAGCATAACCAATGGCAGTGACGATGGAGCTCAGCCTTCCACGTCCACAG caCAAGAGCAAGATGATGTGCTCATAGTTGATTCAGACGAAGAAGGTCCTTCAAATAATGCTGATGACATAAGTGAAGAGAGAAGTCGAAAGAGGAAATTGGATGAGAAAGAGAATATCAGTACAAAGAGGTCACGCACAGAACAGACAAAAGAGCTTGATGATGTTATAGCATTAGATTGA